The nucleotide sequence CGTGAAGTCGTCGCCTACCTCGTTCGTGAAGGGTACGTCGACGTGCTTATCACGACCGCGGGATCGCTGGCGGAGGATGTTATCAAAACGGCGAAGCCGTTCAAAATGGGAGAGTGGGATGCGGACGAGGCCGCGCTCCGGGAACAGGGAATCAACCGTCTTGGGAATCTCTTTGTTCCTTCCGACCGATACGTCTGGTTGGAGGAGTACCTGTACGACTTCTTCGAGGAGTTCTTCGCCGACGAAAAGGTCCGGACGCCGACGGCGTTTGCCCGCGAGTTAGGGGAGACACTCGACGATCCCGATTCGGTCCTGAAGCAAGCGGCGGACAACGACGTTCCCGTGTACTGTCCGGCGCTGACGGACGCCGAAGTTGGGAACTTTCTCTACTATTACAGACAGGGATACGACTCGGAGGTCGGCATCGAAATCCTCGACGATTATGACTCGCTTATCGAGGACGGGATGCTTGCTGACACGACAGGTCTGATCGCAGTTGGAGGGGGCGTCCCGAAACACCACGCGATTATGACAAATCTGTTCCGTGGCGGGGCGGATTACGTCGTCTACATCTCGACTGGTATGGAAGGGGATGGCTCACTCTCTGGAGCGCCCCCGAACGAGGCAGTATCGTGGGGGAAGATCAAAGACGATGAGCGGACGAATTACACGCAGATTGAAGCAGAAGCAACGCTCGTCTTCCCACTGCTTGTAGCGGGTGCTTTCAGCGAGTGAGTGTGATCTGCTGGTTAAACTGGTGCTGTAGCAGACTGTAGCTAGAAAGCGTAGCAGGATGGTTACAGTTGATGCTTGGCGGTCGACCGTTCAGTCCGAGTGTGCGGGAGATCCAAGTTGATCGTTGCCTTCGCTAGAGTCGGTCGCAGCCACCTGATCTCCGTTCGCCGAGAGCAGGCGGCGCTTCGAGTTGAAGACGACGATGAGACTACTGACCGCCATCATAACGGCGGCGATCAACGGCGTGATCACGCCAGTCATTGCCAGTGGAAGCGCGATCGCGTTGTAGCCAGCCGCCCAGAGCAGGTTCTGTTTGATTCGGCCTCGTGTTTCACTCGCCAGCTCGAAGACCTCGGGAACGGCGTCGAGACGGTCGTCCAGTACTACCGCGTCGGCCGCCTCGATCGCCAGATCGGTGCCGCTCGAGACCGCGATCCCGAGGTCTGCGCTCGCGAGGGCGGGCGCGTCGTTCGTTCCATCGCCGATCATTGTCGTCGTCCCGCGCTCCCGGAGACCCTGGACGATCGCTTCCTTGGACTCGGGGCGCACGCCTGCAAATACGTGATCGATCGCTGGATGGTTTGCAAATGTTTCGGTCATCCGTTCGTCGTCGCCTGTCAGCACGACGATTTCCCGGTCCGCATCCGTGAGATCGGAAACCACGTGTTCCCAGTTCTCACGCGGCGTATCTCGGACCGAGACGATCCCCTGGACGACACCCTCCCAGGCAATCGCCGTCGGATGATTGCCCGATTCGTAGGCGTCCGTGACGGCTGTCTCGATTTCTGTAGGTATCGTCCACTCGTCGGCGTCAAAGGAGTCTGGATGGCCGATAACCACGCGGGTATCGTCGACGAGGGCTGACACGGTACGGTCGGCGCTCTCGAAACGCGACACAGAGCGTGTGGTCGGCGGGGCGGCATCGTCGATCGCAGCGGCGATGGGGTGGCTCGACCGGCGTTCGACGGCGGCCGCCATCGCAAGCACTTCGTCAGGATCGTCGCCAGCGACGTCCACAAGCTCCATCTTCCCCGTGGTGAGCGTCCCAGTCTTGTCGAACACGACGACCGCGGAGTCGTCGATCCGCTCGAGCACTGTCTCGTTGAGAACGAGTATGCGATTATCGGTGGCATCGCGGGTGGCCGCCGCGAGAGCAAGCGGGGTCGCGATCCCGAGCGAGCACGGACACGAGACCACTAACACAGAGACACCGACCATTATAGCTGTATTCGGGTCGTTGCCGAGGACGAACCAGCCAGTGGCAGTTAGCACGGCAAGCCCGAGTACGAACGGAACGAACAGTACTGCAAAGCGGTTGACAATATGCTGGACACCCGTCGCAGAACTCTTGACGTTCCAGAGGAGTTCGACGAGGCGATCCATCGTGCTGGTGTTTTCTGGACCAACTTCGACGACAACCGCATTGTCTGTGGGGATCGACCCGCCGAGTACAGTGTCCCCGACGGATTTCCGTTGCGGGAGAGATTCACCTGTGACGAGTGCCTCGTCGATCGCGGCAGTCCCGTCGACAATCTGGCCGTCGACTGGGACCCGTTCGCCAGGTTTGACTAACAGGTGATCGCCAGGCTCACACGCTTCAATGTCGATGGTTTCGGTGGCCTCGCTGTCGTCGTCGAGCCGGCGGGCGTCATCGACGCGTGAATCAGTGAGGTCAGCGCGATTGCCGAGCGCAGCGTGTTTGACCCGTGACTCGAGATGGTTGCCGATAGTGACGATTGCTAGCACCATTACTGCGACATCGAAGTACGGGTCGCGCCCGCCCGTGAGGTAGGTGGCCAGCGAGTAGAGGTACGCTGCGAGCACCGCGATGGCGATCAACACGTCCATGTTCGGGCGACCGACTTTCAGGCTCACATAGGCCCCACGGAAGATCGGATATCCGAGCCCGATAACGATGAGTGTGCTCCAGACCGCTAGCGGCCCGAACACCATCGCCTCAACGGTACTCCCGTAGAGAAAGTTCTCGGGATAGATGCCGAGGTATACCGGATAGATGAACAGGATGTAGAGAATCAACACGGGCATCATCAGTACCGCCGCGAGCACTGCACGGTATTTTCCGAACTCGACACGCGAACGCAGCGAGTCGTTTTCCTCGTCGGGACCGTGGGCCTGATAGCCCAGTCGACTGAGTGCAGCGGAGATCGCGTTACGGTCGATCTGGGCAGGATCGTACACCACCTGCGCCATTTCAGTGGCGTAGCTCGCACGCGCCTCGTGAACACCGTCCTCTTCCTCGGCAAGGAGTTCGATGAATCCTTCGCAGGTCTGACAGTGCATACCGTCGATCGAGAGGTAGGCCGTTTCGGCGCCCTCGGGGACATCGGGTTGGGAATCCTCGGCCGCGACACGGTCACGGACGGCCGTAATGGAGAGGTCAACGTCCTCACCGTTGTCAACCAGGCGTGCGACCTCTAGACAGCCCCGACAGCAGAACTCGCCGTCGATGGCCTTGTCGATGATTGGGTCTTCGATAGGGAGGTCACAGAGTGTGCAGGTGGACATGTTACGCAACCGCCTCCGAGCCGGAGATCGGTTGATAGTACGGGATGTCGGGCAACGGGAGCACGACGCCAAACCGCATGAGCCCCATCGCTAACAGGACGTATCCGAGCCCAATGAACAACACACCGAGTCCATAGTGGACCACCTGTCGCTGGCGGGCGCTCACTGACTGGATCACCGTTCCGTAGAGGAACACGCTAGGAATCGTCCCGAGCCCAAGCGCGGCGAGCGAGAGGAGACCATATACAGGCGAGCCCTGTGCGAACGCATACAGGAATGCGGGATAGAGCAGCATACACGGCAACAATCCATGAAGCGCGCCAAGCCCGACGATGCCGATGCCGTTGACCCAGCGGTCGATCCGTGTCGAGATCACTGTGTAAGTTCGCGCGAATATTGATCCGATACCAGTATCGGCAATCACACCTTCGACGGCTCCTTGTTGGTAGCCGGCCAATCGGGTGATTCCCATCCCGAGGATTGCCACGCCGATGCAGATGCCGACGACACCCTGGACTGGCCCGAGAATCCCGGCGAGCCCGATCGTCCCATAGAGCAGCGCGCCAGCAGCCCCGAAGACAGCCCCGATGAGGGCGTAGCTCATCGTCCGGCCGAGGTTGAACAGCGTGTGCTGTCGCACTTCATAGAGAGTGAGTGCGCCAGACCAGCGGTCGTCGGTTTCCATACGCTCGGCGTAGGTTGCAACGAGCGGGCCGCACATTCCAATACAGTGTGCACCGCCGAGGAGGCCAATCAGAAAAAACACCACCAGTCCGTAGCCACTCGCGATGCCGATCTCACTCAGTTGTACTAGGACTGCCGAGATCATACTCACGGCTGGCAAAGCCAGCATAGATTAGACTATACCACCCGTCCTGTGTAGTTGGTTTCGGTTCGGGCCGTGACTTCGAAGGTCACTGATGAGAATAAATAGGAACACACAGCCCGAATGTTCATTAGATATGCCCGAATTCATACAGCGATCGGCACGGGAACTTGCGTCTGAAGCCCGTACTGGATGTGTGTCTGCGCTAACCCTCCTCGAGTCAACCCTAGAGCGTATCGGAGCAATCGATGATTTGAACGCGTTCATCACGATCACTGAGAAATCGGCACGGGAGCGTGCTCACGCGGCCGACGCTGCAGCGGCCCGTGGAGAAGACCTCGGCCCACTCCACGGTGTGCCAGTCGCAATCAAAGATCTTCGGAGCCGGAAAGAGGGTGTCAAGAATACGATGGGACTCGCTCCATTGGCCGATAACGTGGCCGACGAGGATTCCATCACAGTCGAGCGGCTGGAAGCTGCCGGTGCCGTCATCGTCGGTACGACTAACACACCGGCACTCGGTCACACTATTAAGACAGAGAATCGGTTCGTTGGTGCGACTCCGACCCCGTTCGACTCCGATCATTCTGCGGGCGGCTCATCTGGCGGCTCGGCAGCGGCGCTTGCGGCGGGTGCCATACCGCTTGCCATCGGGTCGGATATCGGTGGCTCGCTCCGGGTCCCAGCCTCCTGTTGTAACGTCATCGGGCTGAAACCGACGTTCGGGCTCGTTCCCGAACGTATCCCATTCGACGGATTCGGCACCCACTCTCCGTTTTTTGTGGGTGGGCCGATGGCACGAACAGTTGAGGACACAGCTCTCTTACTCGATGTCCTCGCAGGCTACGACGACCGAGACCCATTTAGTGTGCCCCGTCCAGAGACGGAATACGTCGAGGCCACTAACCGGCCGACTACTGAGCTATCGGTTGCGTACAGTCCGAATCTGGATTTACAACCAGTTGCATCGACGGTGCGTGAAACAGTTGATGCTGCCGTCACGGACCTAGCGGCCGGCGGTGCGACAGTCGATACTGTGGACGTCTCGCTCCCGTCGTATGAAGAGCTCTCGATGGCGTACGTCACGCAGGTTGGCGTCTTCTTCAGTGCATTCGCTCAACGAATCGAAGACCGGTACGGCATCGACTTCGAGACGGCAGATGTCGAAGACACGGTTCGATCGACGATCGCATTAGGAACAGAGACCGACGCTGCCGACAATCGATTACAGAACGCGCCACGGACTGATGCATACGATGGCATTCAGGACGCGCTGACTGACTACGACGTTCTCGTGACACCCACTCTTACCGTCCCACCGTTCAGCAAGCATCTCACCGACGGCTATCCAACGGAAATCAACGGTCAATCCGTGATTGGTGTCCCGACAGACGTGATGTTGACATGGGTGTTCAATATGACTGGCCATCCTGTAGCGTTTGCTGGGGTTACCGACAACGGTCTCCCTGTTGGGTTACAGATAATTGGCAGGCGATTTGCCGAAGCTGATATTCTGAGCGTCGCTGCAGCACTCGAACGAGTTCGACCGTGGATGGATCAGTATCCTGTACGGTGAACTGACCAGTCATCGGTGGCTGACACAGCGTCTGAATCTCTTGAGCAGTTCCCGAGATCAAACACAGTAACTGGTTTTCTCATTGTGCGAAATTATTTTTCATTCCTATAGAAGACTGCTTACTATATCAGCGAGATATACTTGGACAGCCCCAAATGTGACTCGCATAGTAGCGGCCCCAAATCCAAGAGCGATGAAACTCATAATGACAACGAAATTGGCCTTCGAATCGTTGGGGCTAAGCAGGAGCGTGAGTACAGCAAGCGTTCCCGCCATCGTACTGATGAAGAATCCTGCCAGAAATGACAAACCCGTGAAAAATGGGTCAGTGAAATCCATCACGGAGTACGCTGGATCATAGATCCCGACGACGGATAAGCTAAAGCCGATGACGACGTATCCAACAAAGCAGATAGTAACGAGGAAAGCCCCGGGGCTAGCAAGTTGATACAGTCGAAATAGTCCTCGTTCAAGCGGGGTGGTTGGCTGTCGAATCCGTCTGAATGGTCGATGATCCATCTCCCTACGGCCAGAGCCCCCGCGCCTCGTGGGCTTCAGCGATTCGTGAGAGTGCGACAATATAGGCAGCATCGCGCCACGTGACGTCGCGGTTCTCGTATTCGTCTTTGACTGCTCGCCAGGCAGCCTGCATCTCCGCTTCGAGTTCATCGTTGACTCGTTCGAGCGACCACGCTCGCCGATTAATGTCCTGGAGCCACTCGAAATAACTCACCGTGACACCGCCTGCGTTGGCGAGAATATCGGGAATCACGGCGACATCCCGGTCGGCGAGAATCGAATCAGCCGTAGACGTCGTCGGGCCGTTCGCGCCCTCGACGACGAGATCGGCGGCGATTGCTTCCGCGTTCTCTTTCGTGATCACGTTCCCCAGGGCGGCCGGAATGAGGACATCGACGTCGAGGGTGAGAAGCTCCTCGTTCGAAATCACGGTGTCCGCGTACGTGGTGACGGCTTCCGGCTCTTCGTCGTGGGACGGAACTGAAGCTGTATCGATTCCGTCCGGCTCGTACATCGCTCCATTCACATCGCTGATCGCGACGATGGTCGCGCCCCACTTGTCGAGGAGTCGGGCCGCATTCGCTCCGACGCTCCCGTACCCCTGAACTGCCACAGTGGTCTCATCGAGCGGCTGGTCGTAGTACTCGCAGACCAACTGTGTGATGATCGCAACGCTCCGTCCGGGGGCTTCTTCACGCCCTTCGCTGCCGCCGACCACTGGCGGTTTTCCGGTGACGACGCCCGGTGTTGTCTCGCCTTCCTGCATCGAGTACGCGTCCATCAACCACGCCATCGTCTGCGGATCCGTCCCCATATCCGGAGCGGGGATATCTTGGTTGGGCCCGATAACGTCGCGAATTTCTTGTGTGAACCGACGGGTGAGCCGCTCCTTCTCTTCCGGACTCAGCTCCTTCGGGTTGACCGCGACACCACCCTTGGCTCCGCCGAACGGGAGGTCCATGACGGCGCATTTCCAGGTCATCCACATGCCGAGGCCAACACACTCGTCTCTGGTCACGTCGGGGTGGTATCGCAACCCGCCCTTGTATGGCCCTCTGACGCTGTCGTGCTGCGCGCGGTAGCCCGTGAACACCTCGACCGTGCCGTCATCCCGTTCGATGGGGATCGTCACCTCGTGGACCTTTTTGGGATATTTGAGCCGTTCGACGATGTTCTGGTCGATATCGAGATAGCTGGCAGCATGGTACAACTGGCGGCGGGCGGTTTCGAGTGCCGATTCGGGTTCGGTCGAATCTGCCGCCTCGTCGCCTGACTCGTCGTGGGTGCTATCAGATTTCGATGCCATGGTCATTCGAGCGGCATTCGACGGTTTCGCATCGGGCCGCTACAGTCGGGACACTGGCCCGGGCTATCCTCCGCGATGATGATTTTGCCACATTCGAAGCACTCGTAGGGGGTTTCTTCGTCTGATTCAGGGTCGACATCTTTCATTGTGAGTTCACGAGTGCCGCCAGGCGGAGTGGCGCACTCTATAAGGTGTAATAAGTGTATAAGGAAATACTCGGCAGTTGATTACCAAACAGCACTCCAACCAGTGGATTTGTTATTGAACTGCCTCCGCTTGGGCCGCCACCGGGAGATTGTTCTCTTCGAAGAGTGCAGCAAACAGTTTCCGTTGGACGGTCCGCGCGTGTTGATAGAACGCGGGTGGGGAGATGCCGAGTGTCTCCGCTACGTCTTCGCCCGTGCTCTCACGGGGCGACTCGAAGAACCCACTGTAGTACGCCGTCTGGATCACCTCCAGTTGCCGCTCCGTCACTGAATCGAGGAACTTCGAGTAGAGATTGTGTTCTGCGGTCTGATCGAGCGTCTGCTTGGCACGGAGTTCAGCGCCAGCGAACGTCTCACGGACGAGCTGCGTGATCGTTCGGACGTCGATGCTGTCCGGGATATCGATGACGAGCGTCGTCGTGGTTGGATCAGCGGTCGCTTCGCGGAAGACGGCACCGTGATCGGCCAGCTCCAAGGCGAGGAACGGTTGTGTGAGCCGGAGCCGTAGAACACCCCCCTCGCCGTCCGCGCTGATCTGCTGCACGTCGTCGATACCGACCAGTTGCGAGGCCGCGTCTGCCACGTCAGTTACCGCCCGGTCTTCGACGGTCACGAACACGTAGCTGCCTTCCGTGGACTGCTGGACGCCACCCTGATACGAGAGGGTGCACTCCGCCTCCGCTGCGAGCCGTGAGAGGACAAACTTCGGGTCCTCGATGGTGAACTCGACACGTGTCATCGACGTCGTGAGCAACGCATTCTTCCGTTCGATCGCACTGAGAGCGGACGCGATGGTTTCGCCGAGTTCTCCCAGGACGGCCTTCGCCGTCTCGTCGAACGCATCCTGGGTCGGTGCGTACACCGTCAACACACCGTGGGTAAGGTCGTTGTACACGAGCGGGATGCTCAATACGGACAGGTAGTCCCGGGAGATGGCGTCTTTCCGCCACGCCTCGTCACGGAGACCAGCAGCGACGTTCGTCACCATCGTCACGTCGCCAGTGGCTGCGGTTTGTCCGGCCGGTTCTGCACCCGATGCCTGGACGGCGAACGACTGACTATCCAAGTACCCCTGTTCGGTCCCGGCCCAGGCACGAGGCTCCAAGGTGTCGGTCGTCGGATCGATCGTCCCGATCCAGGCGAACCGGAACCGGTCGTCGGCGGTCAGCAGTTCACAGACCGTGTGATCGATTTCCTCGCGCGTCTCCGCCTGTACGAGAGCCTGATCGATTTCCCGTATCGTCTCGTTGATGCGGTTCAGGGCGGTCAATTGCTCGTTTTGCGTCTGGAGTGTTCGGTCCTGTTCCCGGAGTCGTGATTCCCGTGTGACGCGGTCGAGGGCTGCTTCGGCAGTAGCCGCGAGCAGATCGGCCAACTCTCGCGTCACCTCATCGAATGCACCGACCTGGTTCGAGCCCGCAACGAACACCCCGTGGTTGCCGAGCGGGATGTAGGCCGCAGTTCGGAGGTCAGTTGCTCGATTTTCGAGCCGATCTGCGTCGTGAACGTCGTCGAAGAACAACGCTTCGTCTTCAACGAAACTGTAGCTCGGGAGCGTTTCCCCGTCGGCGTGCACGTTCGGGAGTGGGCCGTTCAGCTCGGTCATCGTCGCCGAGTGGGCTGCGGGTCGAAGATTGTTGGCCTCACCGTCGAAGAGGTAGACCGCACTCGCATCGAGAGTGAGCACACCAGGTGTGTCGTCGACGACGTGCTGGGCGATTTCTTGGTGAGTTTCGGCGTAGAGGAAATCGCGGGCCGTCTCGTGGAGCGTGGCGAGTGCCTCTTCGCGTTGCTTGCGTTTCGTGATGTCCCGACAGCTGAAGAGGAGAGTCCCGTCCTGGATCGAGACTTCGCGCACGTTGACGAGGAGCGTGTGCTCGCGCCCGGCTTTATCGGTCGCCGTCGTCTCAATGTTCTTGAGGACGCCGTCTTCCGCGAGTTCCTCCCGGTCGAAGAGGTCGTCGCCGAGGAGGTCATTGATCGTTCCGAGATTCCGGATCTCGTCGACGGTGTAGCCGAAGATGAAGTGGACGTTGGGACAAACGTAGGTGTACTCGCCGGCTTCGTCCGTGATGAGGACGGTATCGGTCATGTTGTTGAGCGTGACCCGGTGCAGTTCTTCGGACTCTCTGAGATTCCGTTCGAGATCGACGCGCTCGGTGATGTCGACGCCTTCGACGACGATAGAGACGAGATCGCCGCGCTCGTTTTCGACCGGGCGCACGGAGAGATCGATAACGCGCGGATCATCGACGTCTGGCAGCTGTGGGACGACCGCGTTGCCGAACGTCCCGTCGAGTGCTTTCTCCACGAGTTTTTGGACATCCGTGTTCGTTGTACCAGCTTGTGACCACCACGGAAGCGTCCAGAACGGTTCGCCGACGAGCGTGTCGATGGCTTCATCGACCATCTCTCGTGCTGTTTCATTCACACGGGCAAGTGCACCATCCGGGTCGAGCACCCACGTCGCAGTTCGCGAATCGTTGAAGATCGCGTCGAACTGTCTGGCCCGGTCCCGTCGCGTGGCCGACCGCTGTGCGGCCCGGATCGCACGCTCGGTTCGTTCGATGAGTCCGTCGGTCATCTGTGCTGGCGGGTCCGAGAGCGCGATGTAATCGGTGACACCGGCTTTGATGGCCTCGCTGGCGATGGCTTCGCTCCCGGCAGTAGTCCCGAGGAGGACCGGGAGCGCAGGCGATTCCTCGCGGATTTCTCGGAGGAGGTCGAGTCCGGTTGTCTCTTCGAGTGCGTACTCGGTAATGAGGCAGTCCGTAGGGTGCGTCCGGATGATGTCGATTGCCTCCGTCTTGGTTCGAACGTGGTGTACGCTGGCATCAGTCCGTTTCTCGAGCGTCGTGGCGAATTGTGTGAGCCAGTCGTCTGTCCCGACGAGCAACACCGTCGACGCATCCAGAATGGGTGGGGTAGCGGTCATTATTCGACCATTGAGGGACGGCGAATGGTCCTCTCGGTGCCGATGCGAACTCGCCTCCAGCTCCGGTACTGGCCCGGATCGGAATGTACGTCCATTGCTAGTTAACTATCTAACCGCCCCGCGCCAAAGACGTTTGTTGTTTAACCCCTTGCGATAGGGGGCGCGCTACGGAATATGAAAACGCGATTATCGGGACTTTTCGCGGTCGACCGACTCTTCCCGATTTCAGCGTTCCGCTATCCAACCAGACTCTCGAGGAATGACTACCCGACCTCCCACCACCCAGCCCGAAGACGCCACGAGCAAGGAACCGCAACAGCAGCGCCAGTCGGCGTGGAGACTCGTCGCTGGAGCGAGTCTCATCTCGACGGGGCTCGCTGCCTATGAGATCGTCCCGGCGAGTGTTACCCCGCTCATTCGCGACGCACTGAATATTGGGCCGACGATCGCAGGGTTCCTGGTCGGGGTCATGTTCGGCACCGCGGTGATCGCAAGCCTCCCAGCTGGAGCGGTGCTCGACCGGACGGATTCCAGGACTGCGATGGCACTCGCAGTGCTGACACTCGTTGTCGCCGGGACGTGGGGATGGATCGCTGGGCGGCGAGGGGACTATCGATCTGTGATCGCGTCACGAGCGCTTGGTGGGGTCGCCTACGTCGTCGTCTGGAACGCTGGCATCGACATCGTGAGTCGGGCAGCGACCAGCGAGAATCGAGCGACTGCTGTCGGCATCTTCACTGCGAGTGGCCCGATCGGATTCGCGCTCGGTCAGGGGACCGGGCCACTGATTGCGCATCGGTTCGGGTGGCCCGCCATCTTTGTCGCATTCACCGGCCTCACGGTCGTCGGCCTCGTCCTGTTCTGGCCGGCCAGTCGCGGACTCGGAACGAGCCAGGGGGACGCTCCCTCAATTCAAGAGTTCGGTGCGGTCCTCCGGAACCGGAGTGTCTGGTCGGTCGGGCTGCTCGGCTTTCTCGGCTATTCATTATACCTATTCGTGAATAGCTGGGGTGCGTCGTATCTCACCGCCGAACTTGGCCTGTCACTCGCAGTGAGTGGCCTCTTGGTGGCAGTATTCCCCGCAATCGGGGTGGTCTCCCGGATCAGTAGTGGTCTCCTGTCTGATCGTGTCTTCGGTGGCCGTCGCCAACCCATCGTCCTCGGATCCTTCGCAGTTGCGGCTCCGCTCGTGCTCGTCTTTACGCGGTTTCGGTCGCTGCCCCTACTCGTCGCGCTCCTCCTCCTCACTGGATTTGCGGTCCAGTTGACGCTCGGCCTGTCCTTTACGTACGTCCGGGAGGTGGTTGATTCGCGGGTCGCCGCGACAGCGGTCGCGTTCCAGACGAGTATTGGGTTGGCAGGCGCGTTCCTTGCCCCGATTGCAGGCGGGGTTGTTGTCGATCTGGCCGGCTTCGATACGGCGTTCCTCCTCGCTGGACTTCTCGCTCTCTGCGGGATCGCAGTCGCGTGGCGAGCACCTGAGCCAGCGCGTTTGTAGCAAAAACTTCGCTATCGAACGGGGTCGACACCTGAGAGCACAATCACAGCTACGACGACGTGACCCGGTCGCTGCTGAGTCTCACCTGGGACGCTCATCACGGCCGCGAATCACTCGTTGAGGCCACCTTCTCGGTGTCTGGATGCTTGAGAAGTCCTTTCCAGTCGCTACTGAGGCATACGACTCCTGCCAATCCTTGAGATTAACCATCGGCCTGCCGGTGCCGGCGTACCTGCTCTGGATTCGGCACCCACGGATGGGCATCCCAGCAGTGGAGGGCGTGCTCTCGTGGTGTTTCGAACAGCGCCTCGCATGACCCACACACGTAGGTGGTTTCGGGCCAGCGTTCGGTGACGAACATCGCGGTCACCGTCGTTCTGACCGGGTCTGGGGCGGTCGCCCGCCGAACGTAGTTGTACCCGATCGTCGTCCGTCGACGAATAGCTGACCGCACCAGCCGTTCGGGCGATCTCGGTTGGCTTGTCCTCGGGGAGATACACCCAGCGAACGAAGTCGTCGACCGATTTCTTGGCTGAGGGCTGGAGGATGAACCATCGCTCGTGGTCATCTCGGAATAGGTAGCGTTCGGTCCCCCTGTTTTGGAGGTATATTGGGTCACCCCTGCCCGGTACGAGCCGTAGTCCGAGCGACGGCGATACCGGTTTCAAAAGCTGGTCGACGACCGATGGGCCGTCATCTGTCTGGCTGTCCGAATCAGCCTCCGCTACGAATTCATCGAGACTGGCATTCGTGGTCACGGGGACCACCTCCCGAGTGAGGCCTGTTCCCGGTCGGACTCAGCTGGAACTTCGCAGAGAAACCGCCACTTTGGCTGCTCTCGGATCTGCTTATCGGGGCGATTTCCCGCTTGGCCGGGGTCCGTTTTACCGGCACAGTGCCAGCCCTTGTCTCTGAGCGCTTTGATCATCGAGCCGTCGAAGTCGGCTCGCACGAACGTCAGCAGGAGCCGAACGCCTCGTCGCCGACCGTGCCGACGCACGAAT is from Halostella litorea and encodes:
- a CDS encoding deoxyhypusine synthase translates to MDEESHNHVVPGSDEELTTPDVQGYDFRGEFDFQEMLEAYATTGFQATQLAEAIDIAEQMQDADATIYLTCTSNIISSGLREVVAYLVREGYVDVLITTAGSLAEDVIKTAKPFKMGEWDADEAALREQGINRLGNLFVPSDRYVWLEEYLYDFFEEFFADEKVRTPTAFARELGETLDDPDSVLKQAADNDVPVYCPALTDAEVGNFLYYYRQGYDSEVGIEILDDYDSLIEDGMLADTTGLIAVGGGVPKHHAIMTNLFRGGADYVVYISTGMEGDGSLSGAPPNEAVSWGKIKDDERTNYTQIEAEATLVFPLLVAGAFSE
- a CDS encoding rubrerythrin-like domain-containing protein, yielding MKDVDPESDEETPYECFECGKIIIAEDSPGQCPDCSGPMRNRRMPLE
- a CDS encoding heavy metal translocating P-type ATPase gives rise to the protein MSTCTLCDLPIEDPIIDKAIDGEFCCRGCLEVARLVDNGEDVDLSITAVRDRVAAEDSQPDVPEGAETAYLSIDGMHCQTCEGFIELLAEEEDGVHEARASYATEMAQVVYDPAQIDRNAISAALSRLGYQAHGPDEENDSLRSRVEFGKYRAVLAAVLMMPVLILYILFIYPVYLGIYPENFLYGSTVEAMVFGPLAVWSTLIVIGLGYPIFRGAYVSLKVGRPNMDVLIAIAVLAAYLYSLATYLTGGRDPYFDVAVMVLAIVTIGNHLESRVKHAALGNRADLTDSRVDDARRLDDDSEATETIDIEACEPGDHLLVKPGERVPVDGQIVDGTAAIDEALVTGESLPQRKSVGDTVLGGSIPTDNAVVVEVGPENTSTMDRLVELLWNVKSSATGVQHIVNRFAVLFVPFVLGLAVLTATGWFVLGNDPNTAIMVGVSVLVVSCPCSLGIATPLALAAATRDATDNRILVLNETVLERIDDSAVVVFDKTGTLTTGKMELVDVAGDDPDEVLAMAAAVERRSSHPIAAAIDDAAPPTTRSVSRFESADRTVSALVDDTRVVIGHPDSFDADEWTIPTEIETAVTDAYESGNHPTAIAWEGVVQGIVSVRDTPRENWEHVVSDLTDADREIVVLTGDDERMTETFANHPAIDHVFAGVRPESKEAIVQGLRERGTTTMIGDGTNDAPALASADLGIAVSSGTDLAIEAADAVVLDDRLDAVPEVFELASETRGRIKQNLLWAAGYNAIALPLAMTGVITPLIAAVMMAVSSLIVVFNSKRRLLSANGDQVAATDSSEGNDQLGSPAHSD
- a CDS encoding sulfite exporter TauE/SafE family protein; translated protein: MLALPAVSMISAVLVQLSEIGIASGYGLVVFFLIGLLGGAHCIGMCGPLVATYAERMETDDRWSGALTLYEVRQHTLFNLGRTMSYALIGAVFGAAGALLYGTIGLAGILGPVQGVVGICIGVAILGMGITRLAGYQQGAVEGVIADTGIGSIFARTYTVISTRIDRWVNGIGIVGLGALHGLLPCMLLYPAFLYAFAQGSPVYGLLSLAALGLGTIPSVFLYGTVIQSVSARQRQVVHYGLGVLFIGLGYVLLAMGLMRFGVVLPLPDIPYYQPISGSEAVA
- the gdhB gene encoding glutamate dehydrogenase GdhB → MASKSDSTHDESGDEAADSTEPESALETARRQLYHAASYLDIDQNIVERLKYPKKVHEVTIPIERDDGTVEVFTGYRAQHDSVRGPYKGGLRYHPDVTRDECVGLGMWMTWKCAVMDLPFGGAKGGVAVNPKELSPEEKERLTRRFTQEIRDVIGPNQDIPAPDMGTDPQTMAWLMDAYSMQEGETTPGVVTGKPPVVGGSEGREEAPGRSVAIITQLVCEYYDQPLDETTVAVQGYGSVGANAARLLDKWGATIVAISDVNGAMYEPDGIDTASVPSHDEEPEAVTTYADTVISNEELLTLDVDVLIPAALGNVITKENAEAIAADLVVEGANGPTTSTADSILADRDVAVIPDILANAGGVTVSYFEWLQDINRRAWSLERVNDELEAEMQAAWRAVKDEYENRDVTWRDAAYIVALSRIAEAHEARGLWP
- a CDS encoding amidase; the protein is MPEFIQRSARELASEARTGCVSALTLLESTLERIGAIDDLNAFITITEKSARERAHAADAAAARGEDLGPLHGVPVAIKDLRSRKEGVKNTMGLAPLADNVADEDSITVERLEAAGAVIVGTTNTPALGHTIKTENRFVGATPTPFDSDHSAGGSSGGSAAALAAGAIPLAIGSDIGGSLRVPASCCNVIGLKPTFGLVPERIPFDGFGTHSPFFVGGPMARTVEDTALLLDVLAGYDDRDPFSVPRPETEYVEATNRPTTELSVAYSPNLDLQPVASTVRETVDAAVTDLAAGGATVDTVDVSLPSYEELSMAYVTQVGVFFSAFAQRIEDRYGIDFETADVEDTVRSTIALGTETDAADNRLQNAPRTDAYDGIQDALTDYDVLVTPTLTVPPFSKHLTDGYPTEINGQSVIGVPTDVMLTWVFNMTGHPVAFAGVTDNGLPVGLQIIGRRFAEADILSVAAALERVRPWMDQYPVR